One stretch of Candidatus Cloacimonas sp. DNA includes these proteins:
- a CDS encoding efflux RND transporter permease subunit yields MFLTDLSINRPVLVTMAIMVFVVFGVLAYFNLPLNLMPDVKLPYVVVQTVYSGAGPREIESQITDPVEEAIATVSQIDFIQSYSMENVSIVLVAFKLGKNIDIANQDVKDKVDAIIRDLPDGTDRPIVMKMDITAFPIMDLVLSGNLDSKDLYELADGQLKDRLAQIPGVARVTLNGGAKRQIDVRLTDKVVYENKISLSQLSGILAAANLDMPAGNFNKGTQEYSVRLKGEFQDVGELKNTDIPTAFGVKKLSQLASVSDTTEEVRSKAIYFNVPEKIKDDNIVRLSITNASDGNVVAIAEEVTKQIPLLNKELPKGVKLEIIRDDSEFTKDTINSTLENILLGILLTGLILFIFLHDLRSTIIVAISMPYCIISTFIFMQMFGFTFNIMTMMGLSTTVGILVSNSVVVLENIFRHRDMGNTRKQAAQTGTNEIGTAILASTLTNIVVFLPIATMTSMVGRFFNEFAITVTIATLFSLLTAFTITPMLASRIIPKEKRTSKWGLAFDRAFDKFGDYYAKFLSYALRSKKTSVSILLFTLLALLITVGLSFVVGMELMPNVDQSNLSITVEMPQGTNLVQTAKTMDNIQNRVAKHKEVVHILTNLGSSGSIDTGTNLASSDVKLIDRSQRKYNANQLVDILTKELADIPNANIKVSGSSMGMGGGGRSAFEFMLEGQDDARLEELKDEVTRAIQNIPGLINLDTSSRFGRSELTLYPKRDQLAAAGATVYDLALALRANVEGVVSTEYREGGNQYDIKLSLEDESVDSPDKIKNLSVVVMGKSYLVSQLADVSFDAGINRVTHYDRYKTIIFSGDLASGYTLGNITSQIEERLGKIKFPSGYRYKWSGNAEMLKETTTDMLRTFILAVILTYMLLAAILESFAQPILILATVPLALIGVILSLLIAGQSLNIISMMSIIMLVGIVVNNAILIMDYVNIKRREGCSVHDALMEAGKVKLKPIIMSTIAIIAGMLPMAIGVGSTGAEMTRPMGIVSIGGLVVSTFLTLIIIPAFYFLTTKNIHARNESQ; encoded by the coding sequence ATGTTTTTAACGGATTTATCAATCAACAGACCTGTATTGGTCACAATGGCAATTATGGTATTCGTTGTATTCGGAGTTCTCGCTTATTTTAATTTACCGCTGAACTTGATGCCGGATGTGAAATTGCCTTATGTAGTTGTTCAAACAGTTTATTCGGGAGCGGGACCGCGAGAAATTGAATCTCAGATAACCGATCCGGTAGAGGAAGCAATTGCCACCGTTAGCCAGATTGATTTTATTCAGTCCTATTCAATGGAAAATGTATCCATTGTTCTGGTTGCCTTCAAATTGGGGAAAAATATCGATATTGCCAATCAGGATGTAAAAGACAAGGTTGATGCCATTATTCGCGATTTACCTGATGGAACCGATAGACCAATTGTTATGAAAATGGATATCACTGCTTTTCCCATTATGGATTTAGTTCTATCCGGCAATCTGGATTCCAAGGATTTATATGAACTTGCCGATGGTCAATTGAAAGATCGTTTAGCTCAAATTCCCGGTGTTGCCAGAGTAACTTTGAACGGAGGGGCTAAACGCCAAATTGATGTTCGGCTAACAGATAAAGTAGTATATGAAAATAAAATATCGCTGTCGCAATTAAGTGGAATCCTTGCAGCCGCTAATTTAGATATGCCTGCAGGTAATTTTAACAAAGGAACTCAGGAATATTCTGTCCGTCTTAAAGGTGAATTTCAGGATGTAGGAGAGCTAAAAAATACAGATATACCGACTGCTTTTGGAGTAAAAAAACTTTCTCAGCTGGCGAGTGTATCTGATACTACGGAAGAAGTTCGTTCCAAAGCCATATATTTCAATGTTCCGGAAAAAATTAAGGACGACAATATTGTTCGCTTGTCCATAACTAATGCTTCAGATGGAAATGTTGTAGCCATAGCTGAAGAAGTTACTAAGCAGATTCCATTGCTGAATAAAGAGCTTCCTAAAGGAGTGAAATTGGAAATAATTCGCGATGATAGTGAATTTACAAAAGATACGATCAATTCCACTCTTGAGAATATTTTACTTGGTATCTTACTTACCGGTTTAATTCTCTTTATCTTTTTGCACGATCTGCGTTCTACCATTATTGTGGCTATTTCAATGCCTTATTGCATTATTTCCACCTTCATCTTTATGCAGATGTTCGGTTTCACATTTAATATTATGACTATGATGGGCTTATCTACAACGGTGGGAATCCTGGTTTCTAATTCCGTAGTCGTTTTGGAAAATATTTTCCGACATCGAGATATGGGCAATACCAGAAAACAAGCAGCCCAAACGGGAACTAATGAAATCGGAACTGCTATTTTAGCATCCACTTTAACTAATATCGTAGTATTTTTACCCATTGCCACGATGACTTCAATGGTGGGGCGCTTCTTTAATGAATTTGCCATAACGGTTACCATAGCTACCTTATTTTCTTTGCTCACTGCGTTTACGATTACTCCGATGCTTGCTTCCAGAATTATACCGAAAGAGAAACGGACAAGTAAATGGGGGCTTGCATTTGATAGAGCTTTTGATAAATTCGGAGATTACTATGCTAAGTTCTTAAGCTACGCTTTACGCTCCAAAAAAACCAGCGTGAGTATTTTACTGTTTACTCTATTGGCTCTGCTGATCACTGTAGGGCTTAGTTTCGTTGTGGGTATGGAATTGATGCCGAATGTAGATCAAAGTAATCTTTCGATAACAGTAGAAATGCCTCAGGGAACAAATCTAGTCCAGACAGCAAAGACAATGGATAATATTCAAAATAGAGTAGCCAAGCATAAAGAAGTTGTGCATATACTTACTAATTTAGGTTCCAGCGGTTCTATTGATACCGGAACCAATCTTGCTTCTTCAGATGTAAAATTGATAGATAGAAGTCAGCGTAAATACAATGCTAATCAGTTGGTAGATATATTAACCAAAGAGCTTGCCGATATTCCGAATGCTAATATAAAAGTTTCTGGCTCTTCTATGGGCATGGGAGGAGGAGGTCGTTCCGCCTTTGAATTTATGTTAGAAGGTCAGGATGATGCTCGCCTGGAAGAATTAAAAGATGAAGTAACCAGAGCTATTCAAAATATACCTGGTTTAATCAATCTTGATACTTCCAGCCGTTTCGGCAGGTCGGAGCTTACTCTTTATCCCAAAAGAGATCAGCTTGCTGCAGCTGGAGCTACGGTATATGATTTAGCATTAGCATTGCGTGCAAATGTAGAAGGAGTTGTTTCCACTGAATATCGTGAGGGCGGAAATCAGTATGATATTAAATTATCCCTTGAGGACGAGTCAGTTGATTCTCCTGATAAAATCAAAAACTTAAGTGTGGTTGTAATGGGTAAGAGTTATCTTGTCTCCCAATTGGCTGATGTCAGTTTTGATGCAGGTATAAATAGAGTAACGCACTATGATCGTTATAAAACCATCATTTTCTCAGGTGATTTGGCAAGTGGTTACACATTGGGTAATATAACTTCTCAAATTGAAGAGCGCTTGGGTAAAATAAAATTCCCCAGCGGATATCGTTATAAATGGAGTGGTAATGCAGAAATGTTGAAAGAAACTACCACCGATATGCTTCGAACCTTCATTCTTGCCGTTATTTTAACCTATATGCTTTTAGCGGCAATTTTGGAAAGTTTTGCCCAACCCATTTTGATTTTAGCTACAGTTCCCTTGGCTTTAATTGGAGTAATACTTTCATTACTAATTGCAGGACAATCGCTTAACATCATATCTATGATGTCTATAATAATGTTAGTTGGCATTGTCGTAAATAACGCTATATTAATAATGGACTATGTAAATATAAAACGCAGAGAGGGATGTAGTGTCCACGATGCGTTAATGGAAGCGGGGAAAGTGAAATTGAAACCGATAATAATGTCTACAATTGCCATTATAGCAGGTATGCTACCTATGGCTATCGGTGTAGGAAGTACGGGAGCCGAAATGACAAGACCAATGGGTATTGTTTCCATTGGTGGATTGGTTGTTTCCACCTTCCTTACGCTGATTATTATTCCGGCTTTCTATTTCCTAACCACCAAGAATATCCATGCCAGAAACGAATCTCAATAA
- a CDS encoding DUF3332 domain-containing protein — translation MKKITRLVSIALLAIFIAVGIFGCYGNMSLTKKVYQFNGSVGDKYVQSIVNWAFWACQVYEIAMVLDVFVFNTIEFWTGNNPITLNEGEQMIKYAEGPNGKLKIDITKNRIEISQPENSSAQDNIVLVYDPASSSWTMNNNGNSKKIASMEGNNIKLLSPAGEEFTLDLTK, via the coding sequence ATGAAAAAGATCACTCGTCTGGTCAGCATCGCTTTATTAGCGATATTTATCGCAGTCGGCATCTTCGGATGCTATGGTAATATGTCACTAACCAAAAAAGTGTATCAATTTAATGGCAGTGTCGGAGATAAGTATGTTCAGAGTATTGTCAATTGGGCATTCTGGGCATGTCAAGTTTATGAAATTGCAATGGTTTTGGATGTTTTTGTCTTTAATACCATTGAATTCTGGACAGGTAATAATCCTATCACTTTGAACGAAGGCGAACAGATGATTAAGTATGCTGAAGGTCCCAATGGCAAACTTAAGATTGATATCACTAAGAACCGGATTGAAATTTCACAACCAGAAAACAGTTCCGCTCAAGATAACATCGTTCTTGTTTATGATCCGGCAAGTAGTTCTTGGACAATGAACAACAATGGGAATAGTAAAAAGATAGCATCGATGGAGGGAAATAATATCAAATTGCTCTCTCCTGCAGGTGAAGAATTTACTTTAGATTTAACTAAATAG
- a CDS encoding NifU family protein gives MIDRQSVENILAQIRPSIQADGGDVELINIREDNVIEVRLKGSCNGCPMATLTLKAGIERIIKEEIPEVAEVIAV, from the coding sequence GTGATAGATAGACAATCAGTCGAAAACATTCTCGCCCAAATTCGCCCTTCCATCCAAGCTGATGGAGGGGATGTAGAACTAATCAATATTCGGGAAGATAATGTTATAGAAGTTCGTTTGAAGGGAAGCTGCAATGGATGCCCGATGGCAACTTTAACTTTGAAAGCGGGTATTGAAAGAATAATTAAGGAAGAAATTCCCGAAGTAGCAGAAGTAATAGCTGTTTAG
- a CDS encoding NAD-dependent epimerase/dehydratase family protein codes for MKNILVTGAAGQIGSELVPYLRKIYGTNSVVAVYRSTPLTKEVSEGGPCVNMDVMEAEKLHEVVKKYNIDTIINLVAVLSAKGENNPLSAWKINMGSLINSLEVMKEVKGAVFTPSSIGAFGPSTPLDNTPQDTIMRPTTIYGISKVAAELWSDYYHLKYGVDTRGVRYPGIISNVTLPGGGTTDYAVEIYYEAIKHKHYTCNLKAGTYLDMMYMPDALRALVELMEADPNKLKHRNCFNVTAMSFEPEMIAAEIRKHIPEFVIDYKVDPVKQAIAESWPNSMDQTAAQEEWGWKPEYNLSTMTIDMLKVLSQKLK; via the coding sequence ATGAAAAATATTCTGGTAACCGGAGCTGCAGGTCAAATTGGATCAGAACTTGTTCCTTATCTCAGAAAAATTTATGGAACTAATTCCGTTGTCGCTGTTTATCGCAGTACCCCTTTAACAAAAGAAGTTAGTGAAGGCGGACCTTGTGTAAATATGGATGTGATGGAAGCGGAAAAGTTACACGAAGTGGTGAAAAAATACAATATAGATACCATTATCAATCTGGTAGCCGTTTTATCCGCTAAAGGCGAAAATAATCCTCTTTCTGCTTGGAAAATCAATATGGGCAGTTTGATAAATTCCCTGGAAGTAATGAAGGAAGTTAAAGGAGCAGTTTTTACTCCCTCTTCAATTGGCGCTTTTGGCCCCTCCACTCCTTTGGATAATACGCCTCAGGATACAATTATGCGTCCGACGACAATTTACGGTATTTCCAAGGTTGCCGCCGAGCTTTGGTCAGATTATTATCATCTGAAATATGGAGTGGACACACGCGGAGTGCGTTATCCTGGTATAATATCCAATGTAACACTTCCCGGAGGCGGGACAACTGATTATGCCGTTGAAATTTATTATGAAGCAATAAAACATAAACATTACACCTGCAATTTAAAGGCAGGAACATATTTGGATATGATGTATATGCCAGATGCTCTGCGCGCTTTGGTGGAACTTATGGAAGCAGACCCTAATAAACTTAAACATCGTAATTGTTTTAATGTAACTGCGATGAGTTTTGAGCCCGAAATGATTGCGGCTGAAATCAGAAAACACATACCGGAATTTGTCATAGATTATAAAGTGGATCCCGTTAAGCAAGCAATTGCCGAAAGCTGGCCCAATTCTATGGACCAAACGGCTGCCCAAGAAGAATGGGGTTGGAAACCGGAATACAATCTTTCCACTATGACGATTGATATGCTAAAAGTTCTTTCCCAGAAACTTAAATAA
- a CDS encoding Gfo/Idh/MocA family oxidoreductase, with the protein MVKIGVVGVGHLGQFHTQKYKDIEDAELVGIYDVNEQHSKSVATQLNTCSFSSYEEMLQCCDAVDIAATTTAHYELSKKALLSGKHIFVEKPITSELYQAEELLQIAKEKNLIIQVGHIERFNPVILKIENEISEPMFIESQRISSFQPRGTDVSVVLDLMIHDIDLVLSFMHSPVKDIRASGVGIFTPTIDIATARIEFTNGAIANVTSSRVSMKQERTLRFFQRDAYIKMDFLTKQVNIIKKSANADKLLPQILAGVMDVKPDQLLDIQNYAVGDNAQDALSLELKSFIDCVQNKRKPIVDGSAGTMALKIAIEINNQIQAQNAKLKA; encoded by the coding sequence ATGGTTAAAATAGGAGTTGTGGGAGTTGGTCATTTAGGCCAATTTCATACCCAAAAATATAAAGACATCGAAGATGCGGAATTAGTTGGCATTTATGATGTCAATGAACAGCATTCCAAATCCGTAGCCACGCAGCTAAACACTTGCAGTTTTTCCAGTTATGAGGAAATGCTGCAGTGTTGTGATGCGGTTGATATTGCAGCCACAACTACCGCTCATTACGAATTGAGTAAAAAAGCTCTGCTGAGTGGAAAACATATTTTTGTAGAAAAACCCATTACCAGCGAACTTTATCAGGCGGAAGAACTGCTTCAGATTGCCAAAGAAAAAAACTTGATCATTCAAGTGGGGCACATAGAAAGGTTCAATCCCGTAATTCTGAAAATTGAAAATGAAATCTCGGAACCAATGTTCATTGAATCGCAAAGGATATCTTCTTTCCAACCACGCGGAACTGATGTTTCGGTTGTGCTGGATTTGATGATTCATGATATTGACCTGGTGCTTAGTTTTATGCATAGCCCCGTAAAAGATATTCGGGCAAGTGGCGTAGGAATATTTACCCCTACAATTGATATTGCCACGGCTCGCATTGAATTTACCAATGGTGCCATTGCCAATGTAACTTCCTCACGAGTATCTATGAAACAAGAACGCACTTTAAGATTCTTTCAAAGAGACGCATATATCAAGATGGATTTTTTAACGAAGCAGGTTAACATAATTAAGAAAAGTGCCAATGCTGATAAGTTACTGCCTCAAATTCTGGCGGGAGTAATGGATGTAAAACCCGATCAATTGTTGGACATTCAAAATTATGCCGTGGGCGATAATGCACAAGATGCCCTTTCTTTGGAGCTAAAGTCCTTTATCGATTGCGTGCAAAATAAACGGAAACCGATTGTTGATGGCTCAGCTGGAACAATGGCTCTAAAAATAGCAATTGAAATTAATAACCAAATTCAAGCTCAAAATGCTAAATTGAAAGCATAA
- the asnS gene encoding asparagine--tRNA ligase: MQDILIKDVAAYIGTEVRLKGWVRNIRHSGKLLFIILRDGTGEMQTVAFEPDLGEKNYETAKRLTLESSVIICGIPKLHPKKENVYELAITQIEPIQIADDYPIGKKEHGPDFLLSNRHLWIRSQKQWAVLKIRHSVYYAICNYLNEQNFVRFDSPILTPNACEGTTTLFELEYFDEGKAYLSQSGQLYLETGIMSLGRVYDFGPVFRAERSKTRKHLTEFWMMDAEAAFVDHTQNMQIQEDLIRYVIRFVLSNCAQELEILERNIDSLKAADAPFKRMTHYEAVELLIKKGSDITHNKDLGAQDEVLLTEDSPVPIFVELWPQDIKAFYMKRDTNNPDLVLGDDLIAPEGFGELIGGSQREDDYDLLLSRMQAENMPIDDYQWYLDLRKYGSVPHSGFGIGLERLVTWISGISHIRETIPFPRMIYRIYP, encoded by the coding sequence ATGCAAGATATTCTCATTAAAGATGTGGCAGCATATATTGGAACCGAAGTTCGTTTGAAAGGTTGGGTTCGAAATATCAGGCATAGCGGTAAACTGCTTTTTATTATTTTAAGAGACGGAACGGGTGAAATGCAAACTGTTGCGTTTGAACCTGATTTGGGAGAAAAAAATTATGAGACCGCCAAGCGGCTTACTTTGGAATCATCGGTTATAATTTGCGGAATACCCAAACTGCATCCTAAAAAAGAAAATGTCTATGAATTGGCTATCACGCAGATTGAACCAATTCAAATAGCGGATGATTATCCAATTGGGAAAAAAGAACACGGACCCGATTTTCTACTCTCCAATCGCCATTTATGGATAAGGTCTCAAAAACAATGGGCTGTTCTGAAGATTCGTCATTCCGTCTATTATGCCATCTGCAATTATCTGAATGAACAAAATTTCGTGCGTTTCGATTCACCCATTCTTACTCCCAATGCTTGTGAAGGAACAACTACATTATTTGAACTGGAATATTTTGACGAAGGAAAGGCATATCTTTCTCAATCGGGTCAACTCTATCTGGAAACAGGTATTATGAGTTTGGGTAGAGTTTACGATTTTGGTCCTGTTTTTCGAGCCGAGCGTTCTAAAACGCGTAAGCATTTAACGGAATTTTGGATGATGGATGCAGAAGCAGCTTTTGTGGATCATACCCAAAATATGCAGATTCAAGAAGATCTGATTCGTTATGTAATCCGCTTTGTGTTATCCAATTGTGCTCAGGAATTGGAAATTTTGGAAAGAAATATTGACTCGCTGAAAGCTGCAGATGCACCTTTTAAAAGAATGACTCACTATGAAGCAGTGGAATTACTGATTAAAAAAGGGAGCGATATAACCCATAATAAAGATCTCGGCGCTCAGGATGAAGTTTTGCTGACGGAAGATTCTCCCGTTCCGATTTTTGTGGAACTCTGGCCCCAAGATATCAAAGCATTTTATATGAAACGAGATACTAATAATCCAGATTTGGTTTTGGGTGATGATTTAATTGCGCCTGAGGGCTTTGGAGAATTGATTGGTGGCAGCCAAAGAGAGGATGATTATGATCTTTTGCTGTCCAGAATGCAAGCGGAAAATATGCCCATTGACGACTATCAATGGTATCTGGATTTACGCAAATATGGTTCTGTCCCTCACAGCGGTTTTGGAATTGGATTGGAACGATTGGTAACCTGGATAAGCGGAATTTCTCATATCAGAGAAACAATACCCTTCCCAAGGATGATTTATAGAATTTATCCCTGA
- a CDS encoding PLP-dependent aminotransferase family protein → MITNYFSETTKTMKSSLIRELVAETKNVPGLISFAGGFPSPATFPKEILSGLYQEVVSKQGKDVLQYGNSEGDDVLKDALLKWENYPELSRDNLIITVGATNAIYYMSRCLVNPGDVVLCEAPSFLGSLVAFDAVGADVQSVSMDSEGIDLNRLEEKVKQLRDANKKIKFLYTIPDFQNPAGISMSNKRRHDLLRFCAAEGILIMEDNPYSRLRYSGEELPTLFRIAQTEMHNQYLVTEIVSFSKIIGPGIRVAFAKGDPALINKMVSWQQKVTISPDCVTERVVAKFIEEGYMEPHIKSLCEFYKPYLDKMLSCLEKEMPSYVQWTKPRGGIFLWLWLPEDINADTLFYQAKDHFVTFIPGSKFYPEGQEKFNCMRLNYTYSSFEQIETGIKHLGELVKSIYV, encoded by the coding sequence ATGATTACGAATTACTTTTCTGAAACAACAAAAACGATGAAATCATCGCTAATCAGAGAACTGGTGGCAGAAACCAAAAATGTTCCCGGCTTGATTTCTTTTGCGGGTGGCTTTCCCTCTCCGGCAACTTTCCCCAAGGAAATTTTGAGCGGACTTTATCAAGAAGTCGTTTCCAAGCAGGGAAAAGATGTTTTACAATATGGCAATAGCGAAGGAGACGATGTATTAAAAGATGCGCTCCTGAAATGGGAAAATTATCCTGAATTAAGTAGAGATAATTTAATTATCACAGTAGGAGCTACCAATGCCATTTATTATATGAGCCGTTGTTTAGTGAATCCTGGCGATGTTGTTCTGTGTGAAGCACCCTCATTTTTAGGTTCGCTGGTTGCTTTTGATGCAGTCGGCGCAGATGTTCAAAGTGTAAGTATGGATAGTGAAGGCATAGATTTGAACCGTCTGGAAGAAAAAGTGAAGCAACTTCGCGATGCCAATAAGAAAATTAAATTTCTTTATACTATCCCGGATTTTCAAAACCCTGCTGGAATATCAATGAGTAATAAGCGTCGGCACGATTTATTAAGATTTTGTGCAGCGGAAGGGATTTTGATTATGGAAGATAACCCCTATTCGCGTTTAAGATATAGCGGAGAGGAATTGCCTACTTTGTTTCGCATTGCTCAAACCGAAATGCACAATCAGTATTTGGTAACCGAAATTGTTTCCTTTTCCAAAATTATAGGACCCGGTATCAGAGTTGCCTTCGCTAAGGGTGATCCTGCTCTCATCAATAAAATGGTTTCCTGGCAACAAAAAGTAACCATCAGTCCCGATTGCGTAACGGAAAGAGTGGTGGCAAAATTTATTGAAGAGGGCTATATGGAACCTCATATCAAATCTCTGTGTGAGTTCTATAAACCTTATTTGGATAAGATGCTATCCTGTTTGGAAAAAGAAATGCCCAGTTATGTGCAATGGACAAAACCACGGGGCGGCATATTTTTGTGGTTGTGGTTACCTGAAGATATTAATGCCGATACACTTTTCTATCAAGCCAAAGACCATTTTGTAACCTTTATTCCGGGCAGTAAATTCTACCCTGAAGGACAGGAAAAATTTAACTGTATGCGGTTGAATTATACCTATTCCAGCTTTGAACAAATTGAAACAGGCATCAAACATTTGGGTGAATTGGTAAAATCAATTTATGTTTGA
- a CDS encoding prepilin peptidase, with translation MIISIGNGREYPLLVFVIILIAVLSTALGSFFNVLISRIPKKQSIVFPGSHCESCKKSIPFYQNIPIISYLLLGGKCSNCGAKIHWHHLVVEIITPLLFLGLFFRYGLHDFRFYKYILLCSFLIPIFFIDAFHQIIPHVLSIPLLISGVILAVIPGNDVGILNSLLTAAFVFGLLLLLAWAYQKIRGVEGLGGGDIWLLTALAVFFGVTGIPYIFLLSAIMGIIYFLIFVKDKRQPFAFGTFIAVAAILWALVGEETVFGFLRFL, from the coding sequence ATGATTATTAGTATAGGAAATGGTAGGGAGTATCCTCTGTTAGTTTTTGTAATAATACTTATAGCTGTATTGAGCACTGCTTTGGGCAGTTTCTTCAATGTGCTTATATCTCGTATTCCGAAAAAGCAATCCATAGTTTTTCCCGGATCTCATTGTGAATCTTGTAAAAAGTCAATCCCTTTTTATCAGAACATACCTATTATCAGCTATTTACTTTTAGGTGGAAAATGCTCTAATTGCGGAGCTAAAATTCACTGGCATCATTTAGTGGTGGAAATCATCACGCCTTTATTGTTTCTCGGTTTGTTCTTTCGCTATGGTCTACATGATTTCCGGTTTTATAAATATATATTGCTATGCTCCTTTCTGATACCAATCTTTTTTATTGATGCTTTTCATCAGATAATACCTCATGTTCTTTCTATTCCACTGCTTATTTCGGGTGTGATTTTAGCTGTAATTCCTGGGAATGATGTTGGTATCTTAAATTCCTTATTGACGGCGGCATTTGTTTTTGGCTTGCTTTTATTGCTGGCATGGGCTTATCAAAAAATTCGCGGAGTAGAAGGTTTGGGGGGTGGAGATATTTGGTTACTTACTGCTTTGGCTGTTTTTTTTGGCGTGACAGGTATTCCTTATATCTTTCTGCTTTCAGCGATAATGGGTATTATCTACTTTCTTATTTTTGTGAAAGATAAACGCCAACCCTTTGCTTTTGGAACTTTTATTGCCGTAGCGGCTATTTTATGGGCATTAGTTGGAGAAGAAACGGTTTTTGGGTTCTTAAGGTTTCTATAG
- a CDS encoding FtsX-like permease family protein, whose protein sequence is MVRSQTDIAETASKVSDTMTILLASIAGISLLVGGIGIMNIMLVSVTERIKEIGIRMAVGAGKRDVLLQFIIEAVAISILGGFIGIALGFGASKIVGNAMDWSVAVTPFSVLISVGFSMAIGIFFGWYPASKAANLNLIDALRYE, encoded by the coding sequence TTGGTTAGAAGCCAAACAGATATAGCAGAAACAGCCAGTAAGGTCTCTGACACTATGACCATTCTTTTGGCAAGCATTGCAGGTATATCTTTATTGGTGGGTGGAATTGGGATAATGAACATTATGCTGGTTTCGGTTACGGAACGGATAAAAGAAATAGGAATCAGAATGGCTGTGGGAGCAGGGAAAAGAGATGTGTTACTTCAATTTATCATTGAGGCGGTTGCCATCAGTATTTTAGGTGGTTTTATCGGCATAGCACTTGGTTTTGGCGCTTCCAAAATTGTTGGCAATGCCATGGATTGGAGCGTTGCTGTAACTCCATTTTCAGTTTTAATATCAGTAGGATTTTCGATGGCCATAGGTATCTTCTTTGGTTGGTATCCAGCATCTAAAGCGGCAAACCTAAATTTAATAGACGCATTGCGTTATGAATAA
- a CDS encoding ABC transporter permease yields the protein MSITGIIRIAFKSLTRNKTRTFLTMLGIIIGVAAVITMLAIGQGAKKIVEDQISSMGTNVLMVTVNFTRNSSTVRQAAGSGTLLELDDALAIRSQVEDALYVSPVYNSYAQLKYESQNWRTSIMGVDTDYFYIRDMDVSQGDLFYDSDVENGNKVCVIGKTVAENLFGDVDPVGNIIRIRNIPFTVKGVMESKGQNVMGMDQDESVWAPYTTVYARLLGQRWRNMMIIVSASSKDKISSVSQDILEL from the coding sequence ATGAGTATCACAGGAATAATCCGTATTGCCTTTAAATCGCTAACGCGTAATAAAACCAGAACTTTTTTAACGATGCTGGGCATAATTATCGGTGTGGCAGCCGTTATAACGATGCTTGCCATAGGCCAAGGAGCCAAAAAAATAGTGGAAGACCAGATTTCCTCTATGGGAACCAATGTCCTGATGGTAACTGTTAATTTTACGCGTAATTCTTCTACCGTTCGTCAGGCAGCAGGAAGTGGAACTTTACTGGAATTGGATGATGCTTTAGCCATTCGTTCTCAAGTGGAAGACGCTTTATATGTTTCACCCGTTTATAACTCTTATGCCCAACTTAAATATGAATCCCAAAACTGGCGAACCAGTATTATGGGTGTGGATACCGACTATTTTTACATCCGCGATATGGATGTTTCGCAAGGGGATTTATTTTACGATAGCGATGTAGAGAACGGAAATAAGGTATGCGTAATCGGTAAAACAGTAGCTGAAAACCTCTTTGGAGATGTTGATCCGGTAGGCAACATTATTCGCATTCGTAACATTCCTTTCACCGTTAAAGGAGTGATGGAATCCAAAGGACAAAATGTAATGGGTATGGATCAGGACGAAAGTGTTTGGGCTCCTTATACAACTGTCTATGCAAGATTACTTGGACAGCGTTGGAGAAATATGATGATCATCGTTTCCGCATCTTCCAAAGATAAAATTTCCAGCGTATCGCAAGATATATTGGAACTTTAG